From a single Silene latifolia isolate original U9 population chromosome 6, ASM4854445v1, whole genome shotgun sequence genomic region:
- the LOC141658490 gene encoding gibberellin 20-oxidase-like protein: protein MSQSSQTLLKLPILDISKTPCPSSLPSLLEACKEWGFFHIINHGVSNELYTKLSSFSKQIFSLPLDTKLNLGPSSSNKSYTPQFIASPFYEGLKVSGPDLFSSAECSSNVLFGQNNHEFSETVQEYGDKMTYLANQIIKTLLTILGDDFENKFYKPEFSKCYGYLRIIQYTSPKPSQEQVEGLGKHTDMCCLTILYSDDSSSLQVRSKEGEWMNIEPCEGSLVVNLGDMFEAWSNGMLRSSEHRVMLSKRRNRLCLAFFWSFEDDKVIFAPQEVVGDGNSREFRAFVCSDYVRFREFDDKEKYEKVGHTVRDFAGVGV, encoded by the exons ATGTCTCAAAGTTCCCAAACTCTTCTAAAACTTCCAATCTTAGACATCTCAAAAACACCATGTCCCTCTTCTTTGCCTTCTCTTTTAGAAGCTTGTAAAGAATGGGGATTCTTCCATATCATTAACCATGGTGTTTCTAATGAGCTTTACACCAAATTATCGTCGTTTTCGAAACAAATTTTTAGTCTTCCTTTAGATACTAAGCTTAATCTTGGACCTTCATCTTCTAACAAAAGTTATACTCCTCAGTTTATAGCTTCTCCTTTCTATGAAGGTCTTAAGGTTTCGGGACCCGATTTGTTTTCTTCTGCTGAATGTTCTTCTAATGTTCTCTTTGGCCAAAACAATCATGAATTCAG TGAAACAGTGCAAGAGTACGGTGACAAAATGACATACTTGGCTAACCAGATTATAAAGACGTTACTAACGATCTTAGGAGACGACTTCGAAAACAAGTTCTATAAACCAGAATTCAGCAAATGCTATGGATACCTAAGAATAATACAATACACTTCACCAAAACCATCACAAGAACAAGTAGAAGGACTTGGAAAACACACTGATATGTGTTGTCTAACAATTCTATATTCGGACGATTCGAGTAGTCTTCAAGTAAGATCAAAAGAAGGTGAATGGATGAATATAGAGCCTTGTGAAGGTAGTCTTGTGGTGAACTTAGGTGATATGTTTGAAGCTTGGAGTAATGGAATGTTAAGATCTTCGGAACATCGAGTTATGTTAAGTAAACGAAGAAATCGATTGTGTTTGGCTTTTTTTTGGAGTTTTGAAGATGATAAGGTGATTTTTGCACCTCAAGAAGTTGTAGGAGATGGAAATAGTAGGGAGTTTAGGGCATTTGTTTGTTCTGATTATGTGAGGTTTAGAGAGTTTGATGATAAGGAAAAGTATGAGAAAGTAGGTCATACTGTTAGAGATTTTGCTGGTGTTGGTGTTTAA
- the LOC141586093 gene encoding uncharacterized protein LOC141586093, which produces MAKKSKKRVGRHDKDQAGCMWSLMNIFDFRHVRSSQKLLLDRKRGSKRLDGAVLANIELESLSDSCHVCNESKETVQNETSPIDTSKMSVKELMMEEMCGEQDKEQEGTISSECEKLNVVDDKRPIKKNRRWTRSKMSLDLEADGFVVAGDLVEIERPIHRKHKSCSSVDLNEVVEELCSQIQQKDREISVKQVGDSPVVEKQLAEAAKVLVKHFTNGRTGTNERKVQPSKELTDALQMLNSNKEVFLKLLQDPNSQLVKHLQNLQDIHVEEGKFKVLTGSDLLDQDIGTAKQPNFFWRNFKGSERNSSRKSDTTPVDLSRIVLLKPGTPSTKNLDMASNRSSLPESPKTVKEKDEIQKPSFPFTFAEFMRKLKHVMRKEQRAMSHQPSEMQSNLGNRDTKVGGEPIAMASPSRDHFFIERIPRSSVSFRNMDKTGKVKDSKIQMEHEQGLTPEQRVSNIYIEAKRHLAEIVGNNDVDVVDTHGRKVPKSLGGILSYAGYNSPTICSPRPCVDEKSSSDMQQINDAHPNQLKQEPENEPCVPSDKPVFEEEIPTMESCTDSLRRQSDVDIPIHKSELPCPEDITRVLDVASQKESNLLEVSVESCSVHDIIKTEHVDCCVCSEENTHQYTSEEYEHSSCPDSSTLNCSFSGKIDDLDAISDATSRPSPISVLEPLFNEDDISPPGIKNFTATEPIRPRQIKFEEKISAPIGRVPSSISSVDFDKYTLEFVRDVVQMSGLSWDELLTRSIFSDHFINPSLIDEVDFLPDNLPCDFNLLFEIINEVVIELCWLNCGCMLSLAIPFAQLSPKGKPIFDEVWKVVSWYLAFEGPTRTLDQIIGKDFANPVVWGDSRLDCENIGIQIQEAILDELVEDTISDCFLGSLEEEVIVES; this is translated from the exons ATGGCAAAGAAATCAAAAAAGCGAGTTGGCCGACATGATAAAGATCAGGCAGGATGTATGTGGAGTTTGATGAACATCTTTGATTTTCGTCATGTTCGCTCTTCTCAGAAACTGCTTCTAGATCGGAAGCGTGGGAGTAAGCGTTTAGATG GAGCTGTGTTGGCTAACATTGAGCTAGAATCGTTGAGTGATTCTTGTCATGTCTGTAATGAAAGCAAA GAAACCGTGCAAAATGAAACATCCCCCATTGACACTAGTAAGATGAGTGTGAAAGAGTTAATGATGGAAGAGATGTGTGGTGAGCAGGATAAAGAACAAGAAGGGACAATTTCTAGTGAATGCGAGAAACTAAATGTCGTAGATGATAAGCGCCCTATAAAAAAGAACCGCAGATGGACAAGAAGCAAGATGTCGCTTGATCTAGAAGCCGATGGGTTTGTTGTAGCTGGGGACTTGGTTGAAATTGAAAGACCTATCCACAGAAAACACAAGTCTTGTAGTAGTGTTGATTTAAACGAAGTAGTCGAAGAACTCTGCAGCCAAATACAGCAGAAAGATAGAGAAATTTCTGTCAAGCAGGTTGGAGATTCTCCTGTGGTGGAAAAACAATTGGCAGAGGCAGCAAAGGTGTTAGTAAAGCATTTCACTAACGGCAGAACCGGCACTAATGAAAGGAAAGTTCAACCGTCAAAAGAACTGACGGATGCACTTCAGATGCTTAACTCTAACAAAGAAGTGTTTTTGAAACTACTTCAGGATCCAAACTCGCAGTTGGTAAAACACTTGCAAAATTTGCAGGATATTCATGTCGAGGAAGGTAAATTTAAAGTTCTAACCGGGTCTGACTTGTTAGACCAAGATATTGGCACTGCAAAACAACCCAACTTTTTCTGGAGAAATTTTAAGGGTTCGGAGAGAAATTCGTCAAGAAAAAGTGATACTACACCTGTAGATTTAAGTAGAATTGTTCTTCTCAAACCAGGGACACCTAGCACAAAAAATTTAGACATGGCCAGCAACCGTAGTTCATTGCCAGAATCTCCAAAAACCGTCAAAGAAAAAGATGAAATTCAAAAGCCTTCTTTTCCATTTACATTTGCCGAGTTTATGAGAAAGTTAAAGCATGTTATGAGAAAAGAGCAGCGTGCGATGTCGCATCAGCCTTCGGAGATGCAATCCAATCTAGGAAATCGAGACACTAAAGTTGGTGGAGAACCTATTGCAATGGCTTCACCAAGCAGAGATCATTTCTTTATTGAAAGAATTCCAAGATCTTCAGTTAGCTTTAGGAACATGGACAAGACGGGGAAGGTGAAAGACAGTAAAATACAGATGGAGCATGAGCAGGGACTTACTCCCGAGCAAAGGGTGTCTAACATCTATATTGAGGCTAAAAGGCATCTTGCTGAGATAGTCGGGAACAATGATGTGGATGTAGTAGACACTCATGGCAGAAAGGTACCCAAGTCCCTTGGGGGAATTCTGTCATATGCGGGTTATAATTCTCCTACCATCTGCAGTCCTAGACCATGTGTCGATGAGAAATCATCTTCCGATATGCAACAAATTAATGATGCCCATCCAAACCAGTTGAAGCAGGAGCCCGAAAATGAGCCATGCGTACCTTCTGACAAACCTGTTTTTGAAGAAGAGATCCCGACAATGGAATCTTGTACTGATAGTCTTCGGCGCCAAAGTGATGTTGATATACCTATTCATAAATCTGAGCTTCCTTGTCCCGAag ATATCACGAGAGTATTGGATGTTGCATCTCAAAAAGAGAGCAACTTGCTGGAAGTTTCAGTTGAATCATGTTCCGTGCATGACATTATCAAGACTGAGCATGTTGATTGTTGTGTATGTTCTGAGGAGAACACTCACCAG TACACAAGCGAGGAGTACGAACATTCATCATGTCCAGATTCATCGACACTTAATTGTTCTTTCAGTGGGAAGATAGATGACCTAGACGCCATAAGCGATGCAACAAGCAGACCTAGTCCCATATCTGTGCTTGAGCCGTTATTCAACGAAGATGACATCAGCCCTCCTGGCATTAAAAACTTCACTG CTACTGAGCCTATTCGGCCAAGacaaataaaatttgaagaaaaaatttCAGCGCCTATTGGAAGAGTTCCTAGCAGTATATCTAGTGTTGATTTTGACAAGTATACGCTTGAATTCGTGAGAGATGTTGTTCAAATGTCGGGATTAAGCTGGGATGAGCTTCTTACGAGGTCTATTTTCTCAGACCACTTTATAAACCCATCGTTGATTGATGAAGTTGACTTTCTCCCTGATAACCTTCCGTGTGACTTCAATCTCCTGTTCGAGATAATCAATGAAGTTGTTATAGAGCTTTGTTGGTTGAATTGTGGTTGCATGCTATCACTTGCAATACCATTTGCTCAGCTAAGTCCAAAGGGAAAACCCATCTTTGACGAGGTTTGGAAAGTAGTTAGTTGGTACTTGGCGTTTGAGGGACCTACAAGGACATTAGACCAAATTATTGGTAAAGACTTTGCGAATCCTGTTGTATGGGGTGATTCACGGCTTGACTGTGAAAATATCGGGATTCAGATTCAAGAGGCCATTCTCGACGAGTTAGTGGAAGATACCATTTCCGACTGTTTCCTAGGGAGCCTAGAGGAAGAGGTAATCGTCGAATCATAA